The genomic region AGTCTGTCAGGGGGCTGCAGAGGGGACTTTGGCCCTGAAAGTGGCGGGACCAGCGGCCCAGAGGTCCTGCCCAGCCAGGAGCTGTTGAGACAAAGCCCCAAGAGCAGGATCTTTGCACTCCCGGACAGGACCCCCACCTTTCAGGGACCACTGAACACCTGGGCAGTAGCAGGACAAAGGGGTGGTGGCGTTAGGACGCTGCAGGTGCAGGGGGAGCTCAGAGAAGGGTGCAGCTGTGGGAGCCCAAGGCCCAGCCTATCAGCTGCTGCCTGCTGTCAGTGTAGGGCGGGTAGTAGAATTCACTGAGCTTCTCCAGGCcggagggagagagcagactgGCACGGTGGTGGGAGAAGGTGTCGAAGGAGAACTTGCCACGGTATCTTCCCATGCCACTGTTACCTGCATGGGCACGGAGGTGAGGGCCTGAGGCTGGCAGCCCAGCCAGCCTTCGCAGCAGCTCACTGCCCAGGCGGGAGCCCACAGCTGGCGCGGTGCTCAGGGAAAGCCAAGCCACTCTAAAAGCCATTTTGCAGATAGGTAAACTGAGGCCTTTAGAGGCCCAGGGCCTGGATCAAGGTAGAACAGAGGGTGAAGGCAAAACTGGGCCCTTCCAGGGTGGCAGTACCAaccccgggggtgggggctggagagtGGAGGAGGGCAGGGCTCACCGACTCCCCCCAGCGGCAGGGACGGCAGAATCAGGTGAATGAAGCCCTGGTTGCCTCCAAAAATGCCGCTGCTGGTCCGATCCAGCATCTGGGTCACTacctggggggaggtgggagaggcccGGTGGTGGGCTGGTCATCAGTAAAGAGAACTTGGGTCCCCACCCATTCCATGGGGAGCAGAGGAGCCTCCCCTGTTCCCATCCTCTACTGAGATGTCTCCCCTGTGAGCACTTTCCACACAGAGAGGAGCCCGTGGCAGGAAGGGGAGACAGCACCAGCAGGGCACAGGCCCCACCGTGGCCAGCCTGGCTCTGCCTGTCGGGTCCTGGCTtggctctgccccctcccccctccggGGCATCTGCTTGCCCATACAGGGCCTTTGCTTGGTTTAGGAAGACCGGGCTCTCTGGGTAGAAAAAGGCACCTTTTCTCTTGGTGGAAGCTGCCACGGCCACACATCTGACAGTCTTTTGGCCTTGCCCAAGCCCCCTCTGGCAGGAGTCCTTGTTCAGGGAACCGCTGTCTGGATGATGTTGCCCTAACCCTCCCACCGTGGGCTGTCAAAGGGAAGGTCGCAGGTCTGCACCTTTTTCAGCCCCTCTCTTGTCCCAGCCCTGCCGGAGCACCCCCACCTGATTGCTGTTGGAGAAGGCATACAGGGCCAGGGGCTTCTCCCGACGGTTGATGAAGTCGATGGCCTCGTCCAGGCTCCTCACGTTCACGATGGGCAGGATGGGGCCGAAGATCTCCTCCTGCATCACCGGCTCGGTCTCCTGCACGTCCACCAGCACCGTGGGGGCTGCGGGCACAGGGGACGGCTCAGCCCTGGGgccgggcaggggagggggggcacgGGCAGGGCTCAGGGGCCTTCTGGGGAAGGGAGCATCCCCGCAGCCCCCGGGAAGGCCGGTGAGGGGCTCTCCAGCCCCGGCGGGGGCCGAGGTGGAGCGGAGGTCAGGGAGGCAGGGGCCCAGGCTGGGCTCGGTGGTCCAGCTCAGGGAGCCTCGGGGCGGGGCGccgaggggcgggggcggggcgccgAGGGGGCGGGGCCCAGGCTCGCGGCCCAGGCGGGCCCCGCGTCCCGGAAGGGCCTTGGCAGGGCGGCCACGGTGGCGGCAGGGCGGACTCACCGATGTAGCGGTCGCTCTCGTCGCTCTGGCCGCCGATGACCACGCGGCCGCAGCCCAGCAGGCCCCGGAGCCGCCGGAAGTGCTTCTCGCTGATGATGCGGCCCAGGCTCGGGGAGCTCCGGGGGTCCTCGCCGTAGAAGCGGGTGATGGCCCTCTGCAGGGCGGGCAGCAGCCGCTCCTGCGTGTCCGGGCTGCACAGGACGTAGTCGGGGGCCACGCAGGTCTGGCCGCTGTTGAAGTAGCGGAACCAGGCCACGCGGTTGGCCACGGTCTGGGGGTCGCAGTCGTCGTCCACGTAGCAGGGGTTCTTGCCCCCCAGCTCCAGCGTGACGGGTGTCAGGTGCTTGGCGGCGGCAGCCATGACGATCCTGCCCACTCGGGGGTTCCCTGGGGTATGGGAGTTGACTGCCCATGTTCAACCAGCCCTGGTGGGATGGTCCAGGCACCACCTCTTCTGGCCCATTGTACGTTGTCTGCCGGGATCTGTCCCAGGCCCGGCTGCCCCAGCATTCCACCCTCTAAGGCCCAGGGGCTGACTGCCATCTGGGATGCTCACCACTGCTGGTCACCAGCTCCTCTCTCCACAGCCtttcccccccccaacacacaccctgGTTGAAGCGACTCTCACCAGTGAAGAAGACATAGTCGAACTTGTGCTCCAGCAGCTGCTGGGTTTCCTGGGGCCCTCCCAGGACCACGGCAAAGCAGCTCTGCAAGGCGGGGCAGGTGGTTCAAGGGACACTGCAGGCCCAGGGGACAGCTGGCCCTCCCCAGctgacaggggtggggggtgggggacactggGGGCTCATGGGGTGGGGCCATCCTCACCTGGTCCAAGTATTGGGGCAGGACCTCAGCCAGGACCTTCTCTGTGCCCTTACTTAATTCTGATGGCTTCAGCACCACGCAG from Zalophus californianus isolate mZalCal1 chromosome 11, mZalCal1.pri.v2, whole genome shotgun sequence harbors:
- the ALDH3B2 gene encoding aldehyde dehydrogenase family 3 member B2 isoform X2; this translates as MPMKVESPGPRCPLPAGWTPFADTLRRLREAFGSGRTRPAEFRAEQLKGLGRFLRDNKQLLQEALWQDLHKSVFEAELSELIICQNEVDLALKNLHTWMKDEPVAKSLLVKLDSIFVRKEPLGLVLIIAPWNYPVYLTLVPLVGALAAGNCVVLKPSELSKGTEKVLAEVLPQYLDQSCFAVVLGGPQETQQLLEHKFDYVFFTGNPRVGRIVMAAAAKHLTPVTLELGGKNPCYVDDDCDPQTVANRVAWFRYFNSGQTCVAPDYVLCSPDTQERLLPALQRAITRFYGEDPRSSPSLGRIISEKHFRRLRGLLGCGRVVIGGQSDESDRYIAPTVLVDVQETEPVMQEEIFGPILPIVNVRSLDEAIDFINRREKPLALYAFSNSNQVTVAWEDTVASSPSTPSPTTVPVCSLPPAWRSSVNSTTRPTLTAGSS
- the ALDH3B2 gene encoding aldehyde dehydrogenase family 3 member B2 isoform X3 yields the protein MKDEPVAKSLLVKLDSIFVRKEPLGLVLIIAPWNYPVYLTLVPLVGALAAGNCVVLKPSELSKGTEKVLAEVLPQYLDQSCFAVVLGGPQETQQLLEHKFDYVFFTGNPRVGRIVMAAAAKHLTPVTLELGGKNPCYVDDDCDPQTVANRVAWFRYFNSGQTCVAPDYVLCSPDTQERLLPALQRAITRFYGEDPRSSPSLGRIISEKHFRRLRGLLGCGRVVIGGQSDESDRYIAPTVLVDVQETEPVMQEEIFGPILPIVNVRSLDEAIDFINRREKPLALYAFSNSNQVVTQMLDRTSSGIFGGNQGFIHLILPSLPLGGVGNSGMGRYRGKFSFDTFSHHRASLLSPSGLEKLSEFYYPPYTDSRQQLIGWALGSHSCTLL
- the ALDH3B2 gene encoding aldehyde dehydrogenase family 3 member B2 isoform X1, with product MPMKVESPGPRCPLPAGWTPFADTLRRLREAFGSGRTRPAEFRAEQLKGLGRFLRDNKQLLQEALWQDLHKSVFEAELSELIICQNEVDLALKNLHTWMKDEPVAKSLLVKLDSIFVRKEPLGLVLIIAPWNYPVYLTLVPLVGALAAGNCVVLKPSELSKGTEKVLAEVLPQYLDQSCFAVVLGGPQETQQLLEHKFDYVFFTGNPRVGRIVMAAAAKHLTPVTLELGGKNPCYVDDDCDPQTVANRVAWFRYFNSGQTCVAPDYVLCSPDTQERLLPALQRAITRFYGEDPRSSPSLGRIISEKHFRRLRGLLGCGRVVIGGQSDESDRYIAPTVLVDVQETEPVMQEEIFGPILPIVNVRSLDEAIDFINRREKPLALYAFSNSNQVVTQMLDRTSSGIFGGNQGFIHLILPSLPLGGVGNSGMGRYRGKFSFDTFSHHRASLLSPSGLEKLSEFYYPPYTDSRQQLIGWALGSHSCTLL